DNA from Actinoplanes sp. SE50/110:
GACCGCACCGGGCCAGGCCGACATCGACCACGTGGTGCCGCTGGCCAACGCGTGGCGGTCCGGCGCCGCGAAGTGGACCACCGATCAGCGCGAGGCGTTCGCCAACGACCTGGACCGGCCACAGCTCGTCGCGGTCTCGGCGGCGTCCAACCGGTCCAAAGGTGACCAGGACCCGTCCACCTGGAAACCGCCGGCCAAGGCCGAGTGGTGCACGTACGCCACCGACTGGGTAACCGTGAAGGCGTACTACAAGCTGACCGTGCTCCAGAAGGAGAAGGACGCTCTGAAGGAGATGCTGGAGACCTGTTGATGACCGAAGCCAAGACCGATTCCCCAGAGAAGCCCGCGGCGCAGACCACTGCCGCGGCGCAGCCGACCGCGGCGGCTCCGGCCGCCGCAACGGCTCAGCCCACCGCGGCGGCTCCGGCCGCCGCGGCGCAGCCCGCCGCCGACGCGGGCGCCAGCAAGACGACCGACATCGTGCCCGGGCCGGGCGGGGTGATGACCGACGAGGTGGGTGTGGTCACCGGTGACCTCACGCTGCGCACCGAGCTGAAGGACGGCGAGGTGACTCTCCGCGTGCAGTACAAGGACGCGGACGAGTGGTACGTGGTCACCGGGGGCAGGTCGAAACTGGCCGACCCCACGGACCTGGACGCGGTGCACTGCATCGCTGTCGGGCTGCTCAACCGCCCCGAGGGGTGATCGATACCGGTCCGCCCGAGCCATGATGGCTCGGGCGGACGGTGCCGTCGGCGTACGAACGAATCGTGCGGTGGCCCTCAGGCCTGGGTCGCCGCCGGGGTGCGACCGGCGACCGCCTCGTCCTGCGCGATCGGGAAGTGGCACGCGGTCAGGTGCCCCTCCGGGTCGTCGAGCCGCGCCACCAGCGGCGGCTCCTGGGTGGCACAGATGTCCTGCGCCTTCCAGCAGCGGGTGCGGAACCGGCAGCCGGACGGCGGGTTGATCGGGCTCGGCACGTCGCCGGTGAGCAGCACCCGGGTGCGCTGCGCGCGGTCCCGCCGGACCGGGTCGGGCACCGGGACGGCCGACATCAGCGCGACCGTGTACGGGTGCCGCGGGTTCTTGTAGAGCTCGTCGCGCGGCGCGATCTCCATGACCTTGCCCAGGTACATCACGGCGACCCGGTCGGAGATGTGGCGGACCACCGACAGGTCGTGCGCGATGAACACGTAGGTCAGGTCGAACTCGTTCTGCAGGTCCTCCAGCAGGTTGACGACCTGCGCCTGGATCGACACGTCGAGCGCCGAGACGGGCTCGTCGGCGATGATCAGTTTCGGGCGCAGGGCGAGCGCCCGGGCGATGCCGATGCGCTGCCGCTGGCCGCCGGAGAACTCGTGCGGATACCGGTTGTAGTGCTCCGGGTTGAGGCCGACCAGTTCCAGCAGCTCCTGCACGGCCTTCTTCAGGCCCTGCGGTGTCGGGATGTCCTGGATCTGCAGCGGCGCCGAGATGATCGAGCCGACCGTGTGCCGCGGGTTCAGCGACGAGTACGGGTCCTGGAAGATCATTTGGACGTCACGGCGCAGCGGCCGCATCTGACCGACCGACTTGTGGGTGATGTCCTGACCCTCGAAGACGATCTTGCCGGCCGTCGGCTCCAGGATCCGGCTGAACAGCCGGCCGGTCGTCGACTTGCCACAGCCGGACTCGCCGACCAGGCCCAGCGTCTCGCCGGCCTGCACGGTCAGGTCGATGCCGTCCACCGCGCGGACCGCGCCGACCTGGCGCTTCAACAGCCCCTTCGTGATCGGGAAATGCTTCTGCAGCCCGGTCACCTCGAGCAGGTTCTCGCTCATCGTTCTCTCTCTTCCCCGCTCAGAGGTTGGGGGCCACTTCTTCCTGGAAGATCTTTTCGCGCGCCTCCGGCGGCAGGTGGCAGGCGACC
Protein-coding regions in this window:
- a CDS encoding ABC transporter ATP-binding protein, giving the protein MSENLLEVTGLQKHFPITKGLLKRQVGAVRAVDGIDLTVQAGETLGLVGESGCGKSTTGRLFSRILEPTAGKIVFEGQDITHKSVGQMRPLRRDVQMIFQDPYSSLNPRHTVGSIISAPLQIQDIPTPQGLKKAVQELLELVGLNPEHYNRYPHEFSGGQRQRIGIARALALRPKLIIADEPVSALDVSIQAQVVNLLEDLQNEFDLTYVFIAHDLSVVRHISDRVAVMYLGKVMEIAPRDELYKNPRHPYTVALMSAVPVPDPVRRDRAQRTRVLLTGDVPSPINPPSGCRFRTRCWKAQDICATQEPPLVARLDDPEGHLTACHFPIAQDEAVAGRTPAATQA